GAGCAAGAATAAAGCTTGTAATAAAGCTGAAACAAAtgcaaatgaataaaaaaaacaaaggtgaAGCCAAGACATGCAACGTGGTGCTGCTATGTACCTGTGGCACACAAAAAacagtttctcttctttttgccTGCTTTGCAGACGTTCACGATGCTCAGCAGGCGTTCATCGTTGGGAGTGAAAATATCCCTCTGTAAAGCATGCTTGATTGCAGTCATTTTCTCTcagctgaaagagttgaggaAGTCAGAATACATTCAGGCACATCtcattatcacagtatattagaggttggaagggacctccagagatcatccactccaaacccctgccaaagcaggatcatttagggtagtccatacaggaatgcatccaggtgggtttggaaaagctccagagaaggagactccacaacccccctgggcagcctgctccagggctctgtcaccctcactggaaagaagtttcttctcatgttgagctgaaaccttctatgttcaagcttgaatctgttgttccttgtcttagtACTGTGCACCagtgcaaagagcctggccccctccacttgacacccacacagaaatttatacacattgatgagatcccctttctgtcttctccagactaaacagccccagggctctcagtctttgtcataggggagatgctcaagtcccctaatcatccttgtggctctctgttggactctctccagcaggcctctgtctctcttgaactggggagcccaaactggacacaggattgcagctgtggtctcagcagggcagagcagagggggagcagaacctccccagccctgctggccacatttttcttgctgcaccccaggatcccattgtctctcttggccacaagggcacattgctgtcccatgcagaacttgctgcccaccagcactccaaggtctttccctgtggagctgctttccagcagggcagcccctgtgTGTCAAGTGCAGACAGCTCCAGTGCACAGAAAAGCTGTTTATATGAGAACCCTCTGACACTCCATAGGTGCTGTCTAACcattctcctctgctttcatcACATGCTGGGTCCATCTGCTGGCTCCCCAGCTGCATCAGGTTATCACTCCTGCTACTCTTCAAAGGTGCATAAGAGGAACACACAGAACACCAACAACCTGCTGCACTTCAGGAAtatctcccttccttcctgatttaggattttcctttctgctcagccacaCTCAGACTGATGCAACTTGCTAACCTTCCCACTCCAGTGCTAACACACCCGGCCCATGTTGTGCAGAAAACAcctttcccattaaaaaaatacgTGAAACTCAAGATCAAATACTTGTTCTGACACAGGCCAAGTTCTGTTACAAACTCAGGTGCAGACACTAAAACTTTCATGATATGCTGAGAGCAAACATATCATTAAGTTCTTCACAGATTAATCTTGCAGTCCAAAAGGAACAGAGAATTAAGCACAAGGAGCTAGCAATAAAGCTGCTTTCTCAGAAAAATACTTCAGTTGAGCTGAGACCACACCAGTCTCTGATAAATTCCTTTAGACTTTGCTGcattgtttgctttcttccagtaaCGTTACAAACAAAGCCATGGCTATAGGAAATCTATCAAAGACATCACTGACACAGAGTATCCAAGAAATACATGGATGGGATGGATTTCACAGAGTAATTTAAGACTACTCACTGAGCACTGTTTAGTCTAAGTGTGTAAACAGGCAAGCATGCTACTTCAGCATTCTAGCAGGTTAAAGCCTAACTTGAGCACAGCCTAACTGCAGCATCCCTGGGAACACCATTCATAGCCAAACACCGACTAAAAGATTAAGGATCATagactgttaggggttggaagaggcctcaggaaatcatccagtccaacccccctgcctgagTAGGACCACGGAATCTACCTCAGCTCACACAGAAATACATCCAGATGaggcttgaaaggctccagagaaggagactccataacctctttgggcagcctgttccaatgctctgtgagcctcccagtgaagaagttcctcctcgtgttgaggtggaacctcctgtgctggagtttccatccactgccccttgtcctgtcacagggtgcaactgagcacaggctgtcccctccctcttgacacccagcccctcagatatttatagacaggATTTAACAGGAAAACTTAAAAGAACTGGTTACAGCAGCGACAGCCTCCCAAGGACACCGGCTGGCACCAGCTTCACCGCCTCCCACCTGCAAGTTCTGCAGAAGCCGCCCTGGAGTCAACCCTCGGCCCAGCCGCCACAGTCCCCAGCCCGGCGGCCCTGTCACGGCCAAGCCACCCCGGGGCGTCCAGCGGTGTCCGGCCCGCGCAGTGAACAGCGGCAGGCCCCTACATCCGCGGATGggggcagggtggaggatgcCGGGGCCGCTTGGCTCTCACCGCGGAGCCGCGGCAGGGACAGGAACGGCGCCGCCTCCAGCCGCAGACCCCCGGCGCCGCGCGCTGTCTGCAACTGCCGTTTCCGCTCACGTGACGCGGTCAGCGAGACCGCGGACTCGGAAGGTCGCACAGCGCCCGCTGGCGGAGGAGGTGACGCCAACGCTTGTAATGGGCCGCCTGCTGGAgcggaaagagggagagagggctGGATCGGACCCCCGGTGGGAAGGCAGCGGGAAGCAGGCGCAGCGCCCCCTGTCGGAAGAGGTGGCGCAACGCTGGTAACGGGCCGCCTGCTGGAGCGGGAAGAGAGAGCCCTCGGTGCGAAGGCGGCGGGAAGCGCGCGCGCGAACTGCGGGCCTGCTTGCTCTGCCTCATGGCAGGCTTTGCGCTGTGGCCCTTAAAGCAGTGCCGAGCCCAGGCCGTGAGCGCCCGCGGAGGGAGCAGGCGGTGTTGCTAGGCTGGAGAGGTAACTCTGCAGTGTCTTCCGTGAGGGGCTTCACACCGCTGGCAGCACACTGTGAAGCCCCCGAGGTTCACTGGTGGCGAAGGGACCCTGGTAAAGGGTGgtcctgctgctttccactgTGTCTGGGTGCGTCTTGGTGAGGCTGCTCCTGACAGACTCCGGGGTGGATTGATTCGggtcagagaagagaagggccTGAAAAATCTGTCTGAGCTGTAAGGAGTTGTGAGGGAAGAAGCTCACTGCGTTAGCTGTGCACTGTTGGATCTGCTCAGCCGTTTGGTAAGGCCCTGCTGTGGTAATCACGAGGtgtaaaccaggaaaaaaaatcatgcaaatAAGATCTCTGCCGTGCAAGCCAGGAGAAGTGTTTGTGTGCTGGTGTGATGGCATCAAAGAGTTTGTGACAGAAGAGCaataacacagaatcacagaaaacacctggttggaagagacctccaagctcatccagtccaaccctcaacccagcactgcagggtcaacgccaaaccatgtccccaagcaccagctccacacactgcttgaacaccccaagggatggtgactccagcactgccctgggcagaccattccagtgcttgagaactctccctgtgaagaagtatttcctagcatccagcctgaacctcccctggtgaagcTTGGAaccatatcatagaatcatagaattgtcagggttggaagggacctcaaggatcagccagttccaacccccctgccatgggcaggaacacctcacactacagcaggttgctcacagccacatccagcctccagggatgaggcttccaccaccttcctgggcaatctgttccagtgtcccaccaccctcacagggaagaatttcttcctaacattcaatcctctgctcctgttgcttgccaccaagggGAATCTTCCACCAACAGCAAAACCTGTATTGTGTCAACTTGCTTCTGATACCTGTGTTCTCAGCTGATGTCATGGCAGAGTTATGAAGAAGTTTGACATCTTTTTGAGGTGAGTATATTCACAAATGAAACTGTACCCACGTTCAAAAGATACACACAACACAGTGCAGTACCACAGTATCTTAGAATATCAAATGACAAGGCCTGCATGATTTATTCACATTAATACATCAGTATGTCTTTAAGGTATGGTCAATATGATTTATTTAGCCAGGCCATGAGCaacaaggaacaacagaaatCATCTTTTCCAAGTTATTGAATTAAATTGCCAAAATCTGGACTTTTAATATGTAAAACCAAAGTCAGCATTCCAGTCTCATTTCTCCAAAGCATTAAACATGATGGCCAACAGAGTCTTGCTGAAACCTTTCCTTCTATTTCTGACTTACAAAACAGCATGCTGTGTACTTGTATCATTCATGAGGGCCAAGGTTAAAAGAGAAGGTACAGTTTGGTAATTTCTCAATTCAGCCATAAAATGTAACTGTCTCTGGCTGGATCTATAAAGATTGGACAAGGAAGGCATAAAAAATTGGGCAAGGTTTCATAAAGCTTTTGGTTGGTGGTCAAAAATCCTTCTTATTTCCTGCCTTTAGCTGTTAAttttgcttaaaaagaaaaaaaaagaagaaaagaagaagataaTAAACCAACCAAACGAAAgtccccaaacaaacaaaaaggcaaagaaaacaccaaaccaaaaactcCAAAGCCCCAAAACCTCCAAGCAAACCAGAGCTTGTTAATGCTAAACTGTGGCTTCAGACATGTTCAAACTGACATGGATCACCTTACAGGATGCACAGTGCCATTCTCCTCTACTTCatcttcccacagctgctctttAGAAAGGGGCTTTGATCTTCCAATACTGATTTCCACTCatgataaaaatatttgtgaatTACATATTACAAATGATGTGATGCAATCCTTCTTTTCAGTGCAAGAAGAATGATTCACACTGAAAGTGACTGAAAGGATTGGGGAATAGGTGGAGTACAGGGAAAGGAGTAGTCTAGGCTTTTGCTGTGAGTTACTGTGTGTGTGACTCCAATATACAAAGGAGAATAGGAAACAACCCAAAAGGCACAGTCCAGAACAGGCTttccccccctgctctgcttcatttccaaacttattttttaaatcctagaatggctcaggttggaagggacctcagatttcatctcctccaacctccccaccatgcccagggacacctctcaactacactcagctgctcaaggcctcatccagcctggccttcagcacccccaggcaggaggcagccacagccttcctgagcACCACTGTCCTACTGAAGAggttcttcctcagctccactctaaccctgctctgcttcagcttcaaaccattccctcttgtcctttaAGATGCTGGAAAAGATTAGTTCTCCATGAAAGAGAAACACACAGGAAAAGTCCTTCTGTTCTAATTACAACATCATGGATCTTAGATGGGGAAAACTATCTTAAAGCCATGAACTCCAGTGGAACTTCACCAGTGTATTTTTTATTGATAGGGAACTATCTTATCTAAATGATGGTGTTAAATGCTTTCTGTGGCATGGAGCTGCAGGTAACTGATGTATTTTTTAAGTATAGAGGAAGACAAATATGGTATTGATGAATACTACATACAAACTATTCTCAAATTCTTTTTGTCATAAGTTTCCCTGTAGTCTTGGTTGATGTTGGTGaaagagttttaaaaaatacatttaggaaaacaaacaaacacaaaaaaaaaaaacccttttatgacagcttctcttctctctcttcctcccaaACATCTGAGCATGAAGTTGTTTCCTCATTATCACTCATTCCTTTTTAGGCTGCTGGAAGAGATATCTCTGGAAGAGATATGGCTGATAACAATTCCTCTGTTCCAAAGACAATCCACACTATATCCACAATCCCACATATCAACTCACTCCATCATTCAGCTGAAACCTTTTATAAGCAAGCTACAAATCCATTCGTGATAATCCTTTACTGCTGCAAGTTTCTTCCTATTCAGTTTTGGAAAGGCCTTGCAGGAGAAGCAGACAAATCCTCAGATCTGGTGATTCAAGCTACGTTcttgtggtgggctgaaaattccccccaacataaaattgccagaccagctcagtggaagcaaatgaagcatgCAACATCAGGGAATGTGATGGAGGAAACAGTTCTGCATTAATTAAAAGGTGGCCTCTTGAGCCACCTTTTCATTTATAATTTAGCATATTCACTCTCTCCTGTGGTGCAGCTCTGCTACATTAACCACACAGTGACAGTGCCCTGCACCTCAGGACGAAGGCTTTACCTCCTGGGACCAGGTCAGGCCAACAGTTACACAGTGTCTTAGTATTTGACATCTTACAAAGAACTGTGTAAATGTCCATGTCCTTTGATTAGGTCTAGAAAGACctttaatgtatttttccttttgataaTAACTGAAATCATTCCCATGGACAATGgcccttctttccttttgtttagtCTGATGGCCTAGTGAAGAGTGAGTTaaagctgagctgtgcttccatcagcactcagctctggttctATGTTGAAAGCCTCATCTATTTGTATTTACCAGAGTGAGACCCTCCTAACAGAGATATAAACAAATTGTCAGTTTTTAGGTAAAAAGTATGTTCCATTTCTTACTTCTGTGTAAAATTTAAAAGCAGATACTGCCTATCACTTACAATCTTTTGATCAGATGATTTATTAAATGCTGGTGGGTGAAAGTCAGCCAGTCACCCTCAATGGTAGAAAATGCATCTTTAGGACAAAGGCCACAGGGAGAGACATAAAAGGTTGAAAGCATAGAAGCATATCCTCATGAGCACTAAGCAATCCCTGTTGTTGGAGGACCAGATTGAATCATCATTTAGGTAGGTGTCATCAAAGTTGACAATCTTCAAGTCCTTCTTAAGGTACCTTGCGTTCAGCTTGTTTAAGGTTCGAGCGAAGGTGTACTTGGATGCACAGCTGTGTGCTTCCAGACTGTAGACTTTGTGGAAGTGCATATCAAAACAGGGATTGTCCTAAAAACAAAAGGGAGAGTGACATTATTACGTGCATTGCAGATGTTGGAAAGGCAATCTGGTGTTTTCTGTCCAGCTAccttcagggtttttttagttTGATGGACTCTAAAAAGGATTAtccatggggcagcaatgtgcccttgtggccctTGTGGTATCCTGGAGTGcgttcagaggagtgtgtccagcagatccagggaggttctcctccccctctactctgccctgctgagacctcacctggaatattgcatccagttctgggctccccagttcaggagggacaggaatctgctggagacagttcatgtgagggctacaaggatgctgaaagggctggagcactgcctgatgaggaaaggctgagagccttggggctacTTAGTCTGGAAAGgacaaggctgagaggggatctgatcaatgtctgtaaatatctgagggctggggatcaggaaggaagggacaggaacagcctctgctcactcgtgccctgggataggacaaggggcaatggatggaaactacagcacaggaggttccacctcaacagcaggaggaacttctttactgtaagggtcacagagcactggaacaggctgcccatagaagttgtggagtctcctctggggcctttccagccctgtctggatgtgttcctgtgtgacctgtgctggattctctgttcctgctcaggcagggggattgaactggatgatctccagaggttccttccaacccctaacatcctgtgatcttgtgattTTGCATCTCTGCTGTTCATACTAAGAGGTCTTTTAAAACTTGACAAAGTAGCAGTTTACAAttagctgctgctctttgccatTAGGAGTTTTGCCTGAGTCTGCCTTTCAGTTTGGCCAAGTGATACGCTGCACTTCATTGGGATTATCCAGTCTTGCTTTGAAAGGAACCAATTTGTCATGTTGCCTAAAACACACCATGAAAAGCATTTGCCTTGGCCTATAACTATATATGCCAGTCAGGAGAAGAATATTGATTGCCCTTCCTGCCTGAATTGTAATTCTTTGTGCTTTCTGGCTCCTTGGCACAGTTCATCCTGGTAGCAGCCAGATTTCATTAAATTTTATGGATATGAATAAGGACTATTTATAGCAATATCAATCACCCTAGAATCATGAGTTTGAGGTTCATCGAGGCTTTTCTTTAACCAAAAATGAGACAGATTTTGATCAGCTGAGTTGTGGGAGGCTGAATGATCTCGGAAAGatcacaacagaaaaaaaagctaaagtAAATTCAAGAAGGCAAGGGATAAGGAAATCCTCtggctgctttggcagcaggaacatctccagaaGCAACAGGACTTGGAGAGTGGACACAAACTATTATTATTagttgtggctttttttcctctctggccTAAACTAGCGAAGAGCTCACTGGATGCAGGGCTACTCTGAACCTCAGCTCACCTCGTCCATATCCCAGGTTCCTGGTTTTAGACTTGAGGGTGAAGGGGACAGGACAGAAGGAGGACGACCAAAATTGGTCATTTTCCTTGGAGAAAGGCTCTGAAACCTTGCTTGTAGGCTTTTGATTTCCCTTTCACTGGGATAATGGAATCTGAATTCTATTTTATGCCCATTCAAAAGCATTTCCAatggtgggaaaaaaatatgatttttttcctggacTATGGATGCATGGATGTctattaaaatgtcttttcatcCATGCAGCAGGATATTCTCCATGCCATATTCTTCTAGATTTTGTAAACCAGGATTTAATTCTGCTATTAGTGTTCTGTATTATACTACTATAGCCTCATTTTACCCTTCTGAAGTTGTATCTGAGAGATTAGGATTTTTTAGCAGCACATCAGCCTGATCTAGCCAAAGCTCTTTCATATTTACActtaaaaatacacaaatattGAATTGATCACAGTAATATGAGATTCAGCTATGTGAATTGGGTGAGCTGGTACCCCAAACAATGCACCTGCAAGACGTTGTCACACAGAGAACAGGTTCCTACAGTCAAATGCTTGGGTCACATTCTCCATAACAATAGTTAAtggaattttgttttcaaatgctcATTAAAACCTAGGGGATTAACTCCACTTTAcactgggagctgcaggtggaGAATTTTTATCTCCCTTTATGattcacaaaacagaaaacatccagcttGTCCCTCAGATCTCAAGTGGAGAGATGAAGACTACAAGCAAGGAaatctctctttcctcccccctaCTTCAGCAGTGCAAATGCAATATGGAGCCTTTCATATGCAACAAAATCAAAATTCCTTGGAGGTTTGATTTatctgcttgggtttttttacgtAACTTTATTTTTCACACAGTGTACTTTAACTGCATTTTAATACTTGTACCCCAAATTTCAACACAAGTGAAGCATGCTCTATGTTTTTAACAATACACAACACTTACAGTATCTGCTTCTTTACCATCAATCATCTCCAGATCTTTCAAAAACCACTTTTCAACTATTTCATATTTCTCCTCTCGATCCACTCGCCAGTGTTTAACCATACATATTTCTACTTCCTCACTTCTAGTCACTGcaagaaaagaagaatttaGACAGGCAAGCACTTCCCAAAAATTCCAATAATAAAAGACTTAATCAAATCACATTTTATATAATAACTTCAATGGTGTCAGGCAGGGCTGTAAAAGGCTGCACTGGACTTAAGAGTTTTATTTTGCCCACATAGCAGTAATAGCACCATcagtcacagattcatagaattgttagggttggaagggacctcaaggatcagccagttccaacccccctaccatgggcagggacacctcacactacagcaggttgctcacagccacatccagcctgaccttaaaaacctccaaggatgaggcttctaccacctccctgggcaacctgttccagtgtctcaccaccctcattgggaagaacttcttcctgatgtctaacctaaatctcccctccactagcttggatccattccccccagtcctatcactccctgacaccctaaaaaatccctccccagcttccttgtagccctcttcagatactggaaggtcacaagaaggtctgcttagagtcttcttttctctaaactgaacaatcccaactctctcagcctgtcctcatagaagaggagctccagccaggATCAcactcatggcccttctctggacacattcaggtCATGAAACCTGCCATCTTTTAGTAGGTTTAGGATTTACTTCACCCATCCTGTACAAAAGAGAATCTTGCCCGTGCAAAATTCATCTGAACTCATTAGCAGTGCAGTGGAAACTTCATTCTGGcactggatcatagaatcagagaatggtctggattggaagggacctccaaaggtcatctgcagtcagcagggacatcctcaactagatcaggttgcccagagctccgtcgagcttcaccttgaatatctccagggatagggccccaaccacctccctggatctgtATGGCTAATCCACTTATCCTGCTCACTTTGAGGGGGAATCTTTTGGAGTGCTGGAGTCAGACAGCCACAAAACTGCTACCAAGGCTCTGTCTTTACTTGTGCTAGGCATGGATATTCTTTTATGAAGCTATCagctttttaaagcaaaactcTCATTTGCTTATAAAATACGTAAGTAGGCCATTTAACAACAGTACCAGGGGAAATATTCTTACAGCTTCGAACTGCCCAGGGCTAACTTTGTGGAATTACTATTTTCCAATTTAGGCAGGAAAtcagagtaagaaaaaaaaaaaagagagagagcatgaaGACACTCTTTGCAACAACTAGCATTATTAATTGATTACACTGAGTGCTTTGATTTGATTTCTGTAACACACAATAATGAGCCTGAACAGTCTCCTCCAGTCTGATAGCTGCAGGGTTGGCCACTTCCTCAAGCCATCCCATAGCCTAAGATAAGGGTGAGATGTCTGGCAGGAGCTTTCTGCATCATAGCACAAGGGCTGGAGCAAGATTCCTTTATTTCTAAACACTGCTGCAACTTTTTTAAACTTATTTTGAAACTTGACTTAATTTGATCTCATTCATCTTAAAAGTTCTCTTACTTCTCACCTGTTTAGAAGAAAATGGCTATTAAATAAAGGAGATATATTGGAGATATGCCTTCTTTCcattgcaaagaaaaatgaagtggaaaatatatacatttattacaGTTTCTCTCCGCCTATTGATTCCTTGCCTgggaaatgattctatgaaatacaaaTCActgttgctttggtttttttctggccCTATCAGTCATAGTTGCTCAATGATTTTTAACCAAAGGACCACCACTGTGGTATCTTCTATGGAGGCATCATATCATTTTTTATTTGCAAACAAACCTAGTAAGCTAATCTTAGCAAGGTCACATCATACTTTCGGTTTCTCctatttggttggttgtttgctttctttttaggGAATGTGGTGTTGTCTCCCTCAAGAGTTCAAACTCAAAAATCCCCAGTCCTGTCAGAAATACAAGGGGATAGCCTTGTAGCCCCCAGGTCCCACATACTGCCATTCTTCTACCCCTCATGCAGAAGCAGAAATCATATGGCATAAGCACAAATGTGTTGGGAAGAACAAAACCAGGAGCAGTGGTGAAACTTGGGTGGACTATTTTCAgcttagaaaagaaaacatcacaCTTTTTTTACTTCTCCTGCATCTTAGATATTGCTGCTTCTTGCACTCAGCTGACAGAGTTACAGAAAATTTTATATAGAACATGAGCTCACATCTACCCTCTCATTCTATTAAACTGTAGAAGTTTTCCTGGGAGGGGATACATGAGCTCACATCTACAATCTCATTCTATTGAACTCTAGAAGCTTtcttgggggaggggaggataCATGAGCTCATATCTACCATCTCATTCTATTCAACTCTAGAAGCTTTCTTGAGGGAGGATACAGCCTCACAGAGCAATGGGCAATGCCTTCACAGGCTGCAAACTATTTCTTAAAGTCTTCTATGGACTGAACACCTTTCTCATAGTCTCTGTTGGGTAATATGATGTAATCTCTACCACCCTTCTCAGGTGTACCAACAGTAGGTCGGGAAAACCTCCTGGATCTGGCTACATTTTAGCTCTACATTCTTCCCAGGTTTATGAAGCATTTAATGAAAGGATGCTCTTGCCTTCATACAGGAACTGGGACTTGttgtgaaaaggaaaggaaataatgtTGGGCATATTGCACAAAATGAAGGTTGTTCAATTATCCACACCAAGATTTTGCTGTAATAAAGACTTCAAAAGGCACTGACTTCTGAAGTTTtgcctaattatttttttttctttttctcttgtggTAATTTGAAATCAGGAGGAATATACTGAGGCTGCAGTGCAGGGATAAGACTTTAGGTAATGTGTTCTGCTCCTGTAGAATCACAGCAGTAGATGCTGGCAGCTGGATGCAATCCATCTTTCAGAGTCAGACTTCCACTCCGCTCACCACTTAGTTGACTATGCCTGAATATATTAAAAGAGTTTCATGTTGGATATGGGAGAGATCCCACACAATACTCCACacaatttttcctttatttcagaGAATTCTAATCAGTTAATCTGATTAGAGGCTTTCTTTAATGGCTTGGTCTTCTCTaccttaaaaatatatattttttttaacattattaAAGGTGCATAatgttctttctcctctttggatacttaaaatcatagaatcgtagaatcagtcagggttggaagggaccacaaggatcacttagttccaacccctctgccatgggcaaggacacctaaCAGTGAACTCTTTAGATCTACCACATGCAACTAAACTGGATAGTTTTACAAACTATGAATCAGGTTGGCATTTCTGTGCATTTAGAAGCTCTGTGATGATC
The DNA window shown above is from Indicator indicator isolate 239-I01 chromosome 8, UM_Iind_1.1, whole genome shotgun sequence and carries:
- the EXOC1L gene encoding exocyst complex component 1-like; translation: MSSLVKEDLVKRLFGPRRQRLQEFIEVESSGAGRCYLCAAVTRSEEVEICMVKHWRVDREEKYEIVEKWFLKDLEMIDGKEADTDNPCFDMHFHKVYSLEAHSCASKYTFARTLNKLNARYLKKDLKIVNFDDTYLNDDSIWSSNNRDCLVLMRICFYAFNLLCLSLWPLS